The Marinobacter subterrani genome has a segment encoding these proteins:
- a CDS encoding DUF1656 domain-containing protein has product MLHELGFGGMLFSPLVVFVPIAFALTFATRLVLHQLDLRRLIWKEAWFDVGLFVCFLAAVVFLYGKWT; this is encoded by the coding sequence ATGCTGCATGAACTGGGTTTTGGTGGAATGCTGTTCAGCCCACTGGTGGTGTTTGTGCCCATCGCCTTTGCGCTGACGTTCGCCACACGCCTGGTTCTTCACCAGTTGGACCTGCGTCGACTGATCTGGAAGGAAGCGTGGTTCGACGTCGGGCTTTTCGTCTGTTTCCTGGCGGCGGTTGTCTTTCTGTACGGAAAATGGACCTGA